The following are encoded together in the Salvia hispanica cultivar TCC Black 2014 chromosome 6, UniMelb_Shisp_WGS_1.0, whole genome shotgun sequence genome:
- the LOC125192164 gene encoding probable disease resistance protein At1g59620 isoform X3, with protein sequence MKALDSDKSWQLFMKTLFRNDVPKFSKDLEWKARDMLKKCGGLPLATIDVARQKAKQRLSGIEWEQLFDSIDLSGTLKSLEPMYHKLDEKLKPYFLHMSLFKENAIMREEKLEHIWAASGLNTRSEEDIAHSLFRHSIVEIVHPHPPPSRVKRCRIHPLLHMLSIQKAEDEMGFEMLRSNGNNRPSQSPRHRVIHCGRDKFNQFMTRDKHLVSLIFHGGGRYLDDTSQSYWKSFEVLKILDMDDFGVKKLPESTSTLSELKYLGLRNNYIQKIPDSFGGLKELEVLDIALNFMVEVPDIVNEMGSLHHLHMSNVICRKPLQVDALKHLETLTYISIYDWTYEVFSLEEKMICLQKLGIEEIDGNADVSKLFASLCRLKSLEGLTLRGFRFMSMPCLDELYVNRLHRVKLDGLLATTLPRALRDSLRIKELNLVNTCLEEDPMWLLTKLFYLCRLKLQNAYIGREMLIEFRQFQNLKFLRISELWNLRSVYVTHSHLSKLSQLEINNCPHLETLPEEIVWMEHLRKFAMVTTKHIATKIRSSSILSKIVEVDISP encoded by the coding sequence ATGAAAGCTTTGGATTCTGATAAAAGCTGGCAATTGTTTATGAAAACATTATTTCGTAATGATGTGCCCAAATTTTCAAAGGACTTGGAATGGAAGGCGAGAGACATGTTGAAAAAATGTGGGGGTTTGCCGCTAGCTACAATAGATGTTGCCAGGCAGAAAGCAAAACAAAGACTTTCAGGGATTGAATGGGAACAACtttttgattcaattgatttgagTGGAACATTGAAGTCATTGGAACCGATGTATCATAAATTGGATGAAAAACTCAAGCCATATTTCTTGCACATGTCCCTTTTTaaggaaaatgcaataatgaGGGAAGAAAAGTTGGAACATATTTGGGCTGCAAGTGGATTGAACACTCGAAGTGAAGAAGATATTGCTCATAGTTTATTTAGACACTCCATTGTTGAAATTGTGCACCCCCACCCACCACCATCTAGAGTGAAAAGGTGTCGCATCCATCCTCTACTACACATGCTATCCATTCAAAAGGCTGAGGATGAAATGGGCTTTGAGATGTTAAGGAGCAATGGAAATAATCGACCCTCGCAGAGCCCTCGTCATCGTGTTATCCACTGTGGTAGAGACAAGTTTAATCAGTTCATGACTCGAGACAAACATCTTGTTTCTCTTATCTTCCATGGAGGTGGTCGCTACTTGGACGATACTAGCCAGTCTTATTGGAAGAGTTTTGAAGTCCTCAAGATACTCGATATGGATGATTTTGGGGTGAAGAAGTTACCAGAAAGTACCAGCACATTGAGTGAGTTAAAGTATTTAGGATTGAGAAACAATTACATACAAAAGATCCCAGACTCATTCGGGGGCTTGAAAGAGCTTGAGGTTCTCGACATAGCTCTAAACTTTATGGTGGAGGTGCCGGATATTGTCAATGAAATGGGTAGCCTTCATCATCTCCACATGTCTAATGTGATCTGTCGGAAGCCATTGCAAGTAGATGCTCTAAAACATCTTGAGACACTAACTTACATCTCGATTTATGATTGGACATACGAGGTCTTTAGCTTGGAGGAGAAGATGATTTGTCTCCAGAAATTGGGCATTGAAGAAATTGATGGAAACGCGGATGTAAGCAAGCTGTTTGCATCACTTTGTAGGTTGAAGAGCCTTGAGGGTCTTACCTTGAGGGGGTTTCGCTTCATGAGCATGCCTTGTTTAGACGAGCTTTATGTGAATAGACTCCATAGAGTGAAACTGGATGGGCTCCTAGCTACGACATTACCAAGAGCTTTAAGAGACTCTCTGCGTATTAAAGAGTTGAATTTGGTAAATACATGTCTTGAAGAAGACCCCATGTGGTTACTAACGAAGCTATTCTACCTATGTCGCCTCAAACTACAGAATGCATACATTGGTCGAGAAATGTTGATCGAGTTCCGGCAGTTTCAAAATCTTAAGTTCTTGCGCATCAGTGAGCTGTGGAATCTAAGGAGTGTATATGTTACACATAGTCACTTGTCAAAACTCAGCCAACTAGAAATCAACAATTGTCCACATTTGGAGACTCTTCCAGAAGAAATTGTGTGGATGGAACATCTGAGGAAGTTTGCAATGGTAACAACCAAACACATTGCAACAAAGATCAGAAGTTCCAGCATACTCTCCAAAATAGTGGAAGTGGATATTAGTCCATGA
- the LOC125192164 gene encoding disease resistance protein RPP13-like isoform X1 yields the protein MLVEVIKQLVKIDGDNSSLEEMDNRSLGQMLRHHMRGMPYFIVIDNLLPQISVGCFEHLEDEVLSGHGSRLLLISRYEIVSKHLYYTHEMKALDSDKSWQLFMKTLFRNDVPKFSKDLEWKARDMLKKCGGLPLATIDVARQKAKQRLSGIEWEQLFDSIDLSGTLKSLEPMYHKLDEKLKPYFLHMSLFKENAIMREEKLEHIWAASGLNTRSEEDIAHSLFRHSIVEIVHPHPPPSRVKRCRIHPLLHMLSIQKAEDEMGFEMLRSNGNNRPSQSPRHRVIHCGRDKFNQFMTRDKHLVSLIFHGGGRYLDDTSQSYWKSFEVLKILDMDDFGVKKLPESTSTLSELKYLGLRNNYIQKIPDSFGGLKELEVLDIALNFMVEVPDIVNEMGSLHHLHMSNVICRKPLQVDALKHLETLTYISIYDWTYEVFSLEEKMICLQKLGIEEIDGNADVSKLFASLCRLKSLEGLTLRGFRFMSMPCLDELYVNRLHRVKLDGLLATTLPRALRDSLRIKELNLVNTCLEEDPMWLLTKLFYLCRLKLQNAYIGREMLIEFRQFQNLKFLRISELWNLRSVYVTHSHLSKLSQLEINNCPHLETLPEEIVWMEHLRKFAMVTTKHIATKIRSSSILSKIVEVDISP from the coding sequence TCAGGCCATGGAAGCAGGTTGCTGTTAATCAGTCGCTATGAGATTGTATCAAAACACTTGTATTATACGCATGAGATGAAAGCTTTGGATTCTGATAAAAGCTGGCAATTGTTTATGAAAACATTATTTCGTAATGATGTGCCCAAATTTTCAAAGGACTTGGAATGGAAGGCGAGAGACATGTTGAAAAAATGTGGGGGTTTGCCGCTAGCTACAATAGATGTTGCCAGGCAGAAAGCAAAACAAAGACTTTCAGGGATTGAATGGGAACAACtttttgattcaattgatttgagTGGAACATTGAAGTCATTGGAACCGATGTATCATAAATTGGATGAAAAACTCAAGCCATATTTCTTGCACATGTCCCTTTTTaaggaaaatgcaataatgaGGGAAGAAAAGTTGGAACATATTTGGGCTGCAAGTGGATTGAACACTCGAAGTGAAGAAGATATTGCTCATAGTTTATTTAGACACTCCATTGTTGAAATTGTGCACCCCCACCCACCACCATCTAGAGTGAAAAGGTGTCGCATCCATCCTCTACTACACATGCTATCCATTCAAAAGGCTGAGGATGAAATGGGCTTTGAGATGTTAAGGAGCAATGGAAATAATCGACCCTCGCAGAGCCCTCGTCATCGTGTTATCCACTGTGGTAGAGACAAGTTTAATCAGTTCATGACTCGAGACAAACATCTTGTTTCTCTTATCTTCCATGGAGGTGGTCGCTACTTGGACGATACTAGCCAGTCTTATTGGAAGAGTTTTGAAGTCCTCAAGATACTCGATATGGATGATTTTGGGGTGAAGAAGTTACCAGAAAGTACCAGCACATTGAGTGAGTTAAAGTATTTAGGATTGAGAAACAATTACATACAAAAGATCCCAGACTCATTCGGGGGCTTGAAAGAGCTTGAGGTTCTCGACATAGCTCTAAACTTTATGGTGGAGGTGCCGGATATTGTCAATGAAATGGGTAGCCTTCATCATCTCCACATGTCTAATGTGATCTGTCGGAAGCCATTGCAAGTAGATGCTCTAAAACATCTTGAGACACTAACTTACATCTCGATTTATGATTGGACATACGAGGTCTTTAGCTTGGAGGAGAAGATGATTTGTCTCCAGAAATTGGGCATTGAAGAAATTGATGGAAACGCGGATGTAAGCAAGCTGTTTGCATCACTTTGTAGGTTGAAGAGCCTTGAGGGTCTTACCTTGAGGGGGTTTCGCTTCATGAGCATGCCTTGTTTAGACGAGCTTTATGTGAATAGACTCCATAGAGTGAAACTGGATGGGCTCCTAGCTACGACATTACCAAGAGCTTTAAGAGACTCTCTGCGTATTAAAGAGTTGAATTTGGTAAATACATGTCTTGAAGAAGACCCCATGTGGTTACTAACGAAGCTATTCTACCTATGTCGCCTCAAACTACAGAATGCATACATTGGTCGAGAAATGTTGATCGAGTTCCGGCAGTTTCAAAATCTTAAGTTCTTGCGCATCAGTGAGCTGTGGAATCTAAGGAGTGTATATGTTACACATAGTCACTTGTCAAAACTCAGCCAACTAGAAATCAACAATTGTCCACATTTGGAGACTCTTCCAGAAGAAATTGTGTGGATGGAACATCTGAGGAAGTTTGCAATGGTAACAACCAAACACATTGCAACAAAGATCAGAAGTTCCAGCATACTCTCCAAAATAGTGGAAGTGGATATTAGTCCATGA
- the LOC125192164 gene encoding disease resistance protein RPP13-like isoform X2 yields MLVEVIKQLVKIDGDNSSLEEMDNRSLGQMLRHHMRGMPYFIVIDNLLPQISVGCFEHLEDEGHGSRLLLISRYEIVSKHLYYTHEMKALDSDKSWQLFMKTLFRNDVPKFSKDLEWKARDMLKKCGGLPLATIDVARQKAKQRLSGIEWEQLFDSIDLSGTLKSLEPMYHKLDEKLKPYFLHMSLFKENAIMREEKLEHIWAASGLNTRSEEDIAHSLFRHSIVEIVHPHPPPSRVKRCRIHPLLHMLSIQKAEDEMGFEMLRSNGNNRPSQSPRHRVIHCGRDKFNQFMTRDKHLVSLIFHGGGRYLDDTSQSYWKSFEVLKILDMDDFGVKKLPESTSTLSELKYLGLRNNYIQKIPDSFGGLKELEVLDIALNFMVEVPDIVNEMGSLHHLHMSNVICRKPLQVDALKHLETLTYISIYDWTYEVFSLEEKMICLQKLGIEEIDGNADVSKLFASLCRLKSLEGLTLRGFRFMSMPCLDELYVNRLHRVKLDGLLATTLPRALRDSLRIKELNLVNTCLEEDPMWLLTKLFYLCRLKLQNAYIGREMLIEFRQFQNLKFLRISELWNLRSVYVTHSHLSKLSQLEINNCPHLETLPEEIVWMEHLRKFAMVTTKHIATKIRSSSILSKIVEVDISP; encoded by the coding sequence GCCATGGAAGCAGGTTGCTGTTAATCAGTCGCTATGAGATTGTATCAAAACACTTGTATTATACGCATGAGATGAAAGCTTTGGATTCTGATAAAAGCTGGCAATTGTTTATGAAAACATTATTTCGTAATGATGTGCCCAAATTTTCAAAGGACTTGGAATGGAAGGCGAGAGACATGTTGAAAAAATGTGGGGGTTTGCCGCTAGCTACAATAGATGTTGCCAGGCAGAAAGCAAAACAAAGACTTTCAGGGATTGAATGGGAACAACtttttgattcaattgatttgagTGGAACATTGAAGTCATTGGAACCGATGTATCATAAATTGGATGAAAAACTCAAGCCATATTTCTTGCACATGTCCCTTTTTaaggaaaatgcaataatgaGGGAAGAAAAGTTGGAACATATTTGGGCTGCAAGTGGATTGAACACTCGAAGTGAAGAAGATATTGCTCATAGTTTATTTAGACACTCCATTGTTGAAATTGTGCACCCCCACCCACCACCATCTAGAGTGAAAAGGTGTCGCATCCATCCTCTACTACACATGCTATCCATTCAAAAGGCTGAGGATGAAATGGGCTTTGAGATGTTAAGGAGCAATGGAAATAATCGACCCTCGCAGAGCCCTCGTCATCGTGTTATCCACTGTGGTAGAGACAAGTTTAATCAGTTCATGACTCGAGACAAACATCTTGTTTCTCTTATCTTCCATGGAGGTGGTCGCTACTTGGACGATACTAGCCAGTCTTATTGGAAGAGTTTTGAAGTCCTCAAGATACTCGATATGGATGATTTTGGGGTGAAGAAGTTACCAGAAAGTACCAGCACATTGAGTGAGTTAAAGTATTTAGGATTGAGAAACAATTACATACAAAAGATCCCAGACTCATTCGGGGGCTTGAAAGAGCTTGAGGTTCTCGACATAGCTCTAAACTTTATGGTGGAGGTGCCGGATATTGTCAATGAAATGGGTAGCCTTCATCATCTCCACATGTCTAATGTGATCTGTCGGAAGCCATTGCAAGTAGATGCTCTAAAACATCTTGAGACACTAACTTACATCTCGATTTATGATTGGACATACGAGGTCTTTAGCTTGGAGGAGAAGATGATTTGTCTCCAGAAATTGGGCATTGAAGAAATTGATGGAAACGCGGATGTAAGCAAGCTGTTTGCATCACTTTGTAGGTTGAAGAGCCTTGAGGGTCTTACCTTGAGGGGGTTTCGCTTCATGAGCATGCCTTGTTTAGACGAGCTTTATGTGAATAGACTCCATAGAGTGAAACTGGATGGGCTCCTAGCTACGACATTACCAAGAGCTTTAAGAGACTCTCTGCGTATTAAAGAGTTGAATTTGGTAAATACATGTCTTGAAGAAGACCCCATGTGGTTACTAACGAAGCTATTCTACCTATGTCGCCTCAAACTACAGAATGCATACATTGGTCGAGAAATGTTGATCGAGTTCCGGCAGTTTCAAAATCTTAAGTTCTTGCGCATCAGTGAGCTGTGGAATCTAAGGAGTGTATATGTTACACATAGTCACTTGTCAAAACTCAGCCAACTAGAAATCAACAATTGTCCACATTTGGAGACTCTTCCAGAAGAAATTGTGTGGATGGAACATCTGAGGAAGTTTGCAATGGTAACAACCAAACACATTGCAACAAAGATCAGAAGTTCCAGCATACTCTCCAAAATAGTGGAAGTGGATATTAGTCCATGA
- the LOC125192159 gene encoding disease resistance protein RPP13-like isoform X1, whose amino-acid sequence MSEAIIVEAAQDLESYLEEKYKGYYEEEMKEVINELRMMLDILRDEKSGELKYLVADFAEMAQNCADLTRLNPRDIRNNEIGSDVFFQALPGMLDILRMIKKRMTEFKPQSSVGGEEEEEEGTVVVGLEKDVKQLVERAILVENPDLVSVGIKGMVGVGKTTLAKQVYNHAAIVEKFKWRAWVSVSIGTSVNEMLVEVVKQLVGIDGNDSSLEGMDNQSLRQMLRQHMEGLPYFIVIDNLMPQISVECFAKDLQHICDMPSIVYEKHEELKVEGNGSRLLLISRHEIISEDLYYTHEMKALDSDNSWKLFIQTLFHGDRFATDKLKFSKDLEHKAKEMLKKCWGLPIAIIDVARQKAKQRLSGIEWEQLFDSIDLDKTLKRLEPMYDELEEKLKACFLLLSLFKENAIMREEKMEQIWAASGLNTRSEEPIIRSLFRQSIIEIVHPHPQPPKVKMCRMNPLLHMLSIKKAEDEMGFEMLRSNGNNRPSQSPRHRVIHCGRDKFNHLMTQDKLLVSLIFHGGGRYLDDTSQSYWKSFELLKILDMEDFGVKTLPESISTLSELEYLGLRNNYIQEIPESLGGLEKLEVLDIALNFLVEVPDILNEMGSLHHLYMSNVICRKPLQVDALKHLENLTYISIYDWTYEVLSLEKMICLQKLGIEEIDENADVSKLFASLCRLKSLEGLSLRGFRFMSMPCLEEIYVSGIRTVKLDGLLATTLPGNLRDSLQIRDLTLVNTCLEEDPMWLLRMLFYLRRLKLQNAYIGRHMCIDFRQFQELEFVCISELWNLRDLYVIRTKLSKLKHLDINSCPHLETLPKEIEELKHLRKLTMVTSKHIATKIRNSSIISKIVEVDISP is encoded by the exons ATGTCTGAGGCCATCATTGTTGAGGCGGCACAGGATCTGGAGAGTTATCTTGAGGAGAAGTATAAAGGATATTATGAGGAGGAGATGAAAGAGGTAATAAATGAGCTGAGAATGATGCTGGATATTTTAAGAGACGAGAAATCCGGTGAGCTAAAATACTTGGTTGCTGACTTTGCCGAGATGGCTCAAAATTGTGCGGACCTCACAAGATTAAATCCCAGGGACATTCGCAATAATGAAATTGGCAGCGACGTATTTTTCCAAGCGTTGCCGGGAATGCTCGACATTTTGAGAATGATAAAAAAGCGCATGACGGAGTTTAAACCTCAGAGTAGTGttggaggagaagaagaagaagaagaaggtaCGGTGGTGGTGGGGTTGGAGAAGGACGTGAAGCAACTTGTTGAGAGAGCGATTCTTGTCGAGAATCCGGACCTCGTGAGTGTGGGTATCAAAGGCATGGTGGGCGTTGGAAAGACGACTCTTGCCAAGCAAGTCTACAACCATGCGGCCATCGTTGAAAAATTCAAGTGGCGCGCATGGGTAAGCGTCTCGATTGGCACGAGTGTGAACGAGATGCTCGTGGAAGTGGTGAAACAGTTGGTGGGAATTGATGGGAACGATTCATCGTTGGAAGGTATGGACAACCAGAGTCTTCGACAGATGCTTCGCCAGCACATGGAAGGACTGCCGTATTTCATAGTGATTGACAACCTGATGCCACAAATAAGCGTTGAGTGCTTCGCTAAAGATCTTCAGCATATCTGTGATATGCCTAGCATTGTTTACGAAAAACATGAAGAGCTTAAAGTTGAAG GAAATGGAAGTAGGTTGCTGTTAATCAGTCGCCATGAGATTATATCAGAAGACTTGTATTATACTCATGAGATGAAAGCTTTGGATTCTGATAACAGCTGGAAATTGTTTATACAAACATTATTTCATGGTGATAGATTTGCAACTGATAAGCTCAAATTCTCAAAGGACTTGGAACATAAGGCGAAAGAGATGTTGAAAAAGTGTTGGGGTTTGCCGATAGCTATAATAGATGTTGCAAGGCAGAAAGCAAAACAAAGGCTTTCAGGGATTGAATGGGAACAACtttttgattcaattgatttggATAAAACATTAAAGAGATTGGAACCGATGTATGATGAATTGGAGGAAAAACTCAAGGCATGTTTCTTGcttctttcccttttcaaGGAGAATGCAATaatgagagaagaaaagatgGAGCAGATTTGGGCTGCAAGTGGATTAAACACTCGAAGCGAAGAGCCTATTATTCGCAGTTTATTTCGACAATCCATTATTGAAATCGTGCACCCCCACCCACAACCTCCTAAGGTGAAAATGTGTCGCATGAATCCTCTCTTGCACATGTTATCCATCAAAAAGGCCGAGGATGAAATGGGCTTTGAGATGTTAAGGAGCAATGGAAATAATCGACCCTCACAGAGCCCTCGTCATCGTGTTATCCACTGTGGTAGAGACAAGTTTAATCACTTGATGACTCAAGACAAACTTCTTGTTTCTCTCATCTTCCATGGAGGTGGTCGCTACTTGGACGACACTAGCCAGTCTTATTGGAAGAGTTTTGAACTTCTTAAGATACTTGACATGGAAGATTTTGGGGTGAAGACGTTACCAGAAAGTATCAGCACATTGAGTGAGTTAGAGTATTTGGGATTGAGAAACAACTACATACAAGAGATCCCAGAGTCACTGGGGGGCTTAGAAAAGCTTGAGGTACTCGATATAGCTCTAAACTTTCTGGTTGAGGTGCCGGATATTCTGAATGAAATGGGTAGCCTTCATCATCTCTACATGTCCAATGTGATTTGTCGGAAGCCTTTGCAAGTAGATGCTCTAAAACATCTTGAGAACCTAACTTACATCTCGATTTATGATTGGACATATGAGGTCTTGAGCTTGGAGAAGATGATTTGTCTCCAGAAATTGGGCattgaagaaattgatgaaaatgcTGATGTGAGCAAGCTATTTGCATCACTTTGTAGGTTGAAGAGCCTTGAGGGTCTTTCCTTGAGGGGGTTTCGTTTCATGAGCATGCCGTGTTTGGAAGAGATTTATGTATCTGGAATCCGCACAGTGAAACTGGATGGGCTCCTAGCTACGACGTTACCAGGAAATTTAAGAGACTCTCTACAAATTCGAGACTTGACTTTGGTAAATACATGCCTTGAAGAAGACCCCATGTGGTTACTAAGGATGCTATTCTACCTACGTCGCCTCAAACTACAGAATGCATACATTGGTCGACACATGTGTATCGATTTCCGGCAGTTTCAAGAACTTGAATTCGTGTGCATCAGTGAATTGTGGAATCTACGCGATTTGTACGTTATACGTACTAAGTTGTCAAAACTCAAGCATCTAGACATCAACAGTTGCCCACATTTGGAGACTCTTccaaaagaaattgaagagttgAAACATCTGAGGAAGCTTACAATGGTGACAAGCAAACACATTGCAACAAAGATCAGAAATTCCAGCATAATCTCCAAAATAGTGGAAGTGGATATCAGTCCATGA
- the LOC125192159 gene encoding disease resistance protein RPP13-like isoform X2: MLDILRMIKKRMTEFKPQSSVGGEEEEEEGTVVVGLEKDVKQLVERAILVENPDLVSVGIKGMVGVGKTTLAKQVYNHAAIVEKFKWRAWVSVSIGTSVNEMLVEVVKQLVGIDGNDSSLEGMDNQSLRQMLRQHMEGLPYFIVIDNLMPQISVECFAKDLQHICDMPSIVYEKHEELKVEGNGSRLLLISRHEIISEDLYYTHEMKALDSDNSWKLFIQTLFHGDRFATDKLKFSKDLEHKAKEMLKKCWGLPIAIIDVARQKAKQRLSGIEWEQLFDSIDLDKTLKRLEPMYDELEEKLKACFLLLSLFKENAIMREEKMEQIWAASGLNTRSEEPIIRSLFRQSIIEIVHPHPQPPKVKMCRMNPLLHMLSIKKAEDEMGFEMLRSNGNNRPSQSPRHRVIHCGRDKFNHLMTQDKLLVSLIFHGGGRYLDDTSQSYWKSFELLKILDMEDFGVKTLPESISTLSELEYLGLRNNYIQEIPESLGGLEKLEVLDIALNFLVEVPDILNEMGSLHHLYMSNVICRKPLQVDALKHLENLTYISIYDWTYEVLSLEKMICLQKLGIEEIDENADVSKLFASLCRLKSLEGLSLRGFRFMSMPCLEEIYVSGIRTVKLDGLLATTLPGNLRDSLQIRDLTLVNTCLEEDPMWLLRMLFYLRRLKLQNAYIGRHMCIDFRQFQELEFVCISELWNLRDLYVIRTKLSKLKHLDINSCPHLETLPKEIEELKHLRKLTMVTSKHIATKIRNSSIISKIVEVDISP, translated from the exons ATGCTCGACATTTTGAGAATGATAAAAAAGCGCATGACGGAGTTTAAACCTCAGAGTAGTGttggaggagaagaagaagaagaagaaggtaCGGTGGTGGTGGGGTTGGAGAAGGACGTGAAGCAACTTGTTGAGAGAGCGATTCTTGTCGAGAATCCGGACCTCGTGAGTGTGGGTATCAAAGGCATGGTGGGCGTTGGAAAGACGACTCTTGCCAAGCAAGTCTACAACCATGCGGCCATCGTTGAAAAATTCAAGTGGCGCGCATGGGTAAGCGTCTCGATTGGCACGAGTGTGAACGAGATGCTCGTGGAAGTGGTGAAACAGTTGGTGGGAATTGATGGGAACGATTCATCGTTGGAAGGTATGGACAACCAGAGTCTTCGACAGATGCTTCGCCAGCACATGGAAGGACTGCCGTATTTCATAGTGATTGACAACCTGATGCCACAAATAAGCGTTGAGTGCTTCGCTAAAGATCTTCAGCATATCTGTGATATGCCTAGCATTGTTTACGAAAAACATGAAGAGCTTAAAGTTGAAG GAAATGGAAGTAGGTTGCTGTTAATCAGTCGCCATGAGATTATATCAGAAGACTTGTATTATACTCATGAGATGAAAGCTTTGGATTCTGATAACAGCTGGAAATTGTTTATACAAACATTATTTCATGGTGATAGATTTGCAACTGATAAGCTCAAATTCTCAAAGGACTTGGAACATAAGGCGAAAGAGATGTTGAAAAAGTGTTGGGGTTTGCCGATAGCTATAATAGATGTTGCAAGGCAGAAAGCAAAACAAAGGCTTTCAGGGATTGAATGGGAACAACtttttgattcaattgatttggATAAAACATTAAAGAGATTGGAACCGATGTATGATGAATTGGAGGAAAAACTCAAGGCATGTTTCTTGcttctttcccttttcaaGGAGAATGCAATaatgagagaagaaaagatgGAGCAGATTTGGGCTGCAAGTGGATTAAACACTCGAAGCGAAGAGCCTATTATTCGCAGTTTATTTCGACAATCCATTATTGAAATCGTGCACCCCCACCCACAACCTCCTAAGGTGAAAATGTGTCGCATGAATCCTCTCTTGCACATGTTATCCATCAAAAAGGCCGAGGATGAAATGGGCTTTGAGATGTTAAGGAGCAATGGAAATAATCGACCCTCACAGAGCCCTCGTCATCGTGTTATCCACTGTGGTAGAGACAAGTTTAATCACTTGATGACTCAAGACAAACTTCTTGTTTCTCTCATCTTCCATGGAGGTGGTCGCTACTTGGACGACACTAGCCAGTCTTATTGGAAGAGTTTTGAACTTCTTAAGATACTTGACATGGAAGATTTTGGGGTGAAGACGTTACCAGAAAGTATCAGCACATTGAGTGAGTTAGAGTATTTGGGATTGAGAAACAACTACATACAAGAGATCCCAGAGTCACTGGGGGGCTTAGAAAAGCTTGAGGTACTCGATATAGCTCTAAACTTTCTGGTTGAGGTGCCGGATATTCTGAATGAAATGGGTAGCCTTCATCATCTCTACATGTCCAATGTGATTTGTCGGAAGCCTTTGCAAGTAGATGCTCTAAAACATCTTGAGAACCTAACTTACATCTCGATTTATGATTGGACATATGAGGTCTTGAGCTTGGAGAAGATGATTTGTCTCCAGAAATTGGGCattgaagaaattgatgaaaatgcTGATGTGAGCAAGCTATTTGCATCACTTTGTAGGTTGAAGAGCCTTGAGGGTCTTTCCTTGAGGGGGTTTCGTTTCATGAGCATGCCGTGTTTGGAAGAGATTTATGTATCTGGAATCCGCACAGTGAAACTGGATGGGCTCCTAGCTACGACGTTACCAGGAAATTTAAGAGACTCTCTACAAATTCGAGACTTGACTTTGGTAAATACATGCCTTGAAGAAGACCCCATGTGGTTACTAAGGATGCTATTCTACCTACGTCGCCTCAAACTACAGAATGCATACATTGGTCGACACATGTGTATCGATTTCCGGCAGTTTCAAGAACTTGAATTCGTGTGCATCAGTGAATTGTGGAATCTACGCGATTTGTACGTTATACGTACTAAGTTGTCAAAACTCAAGCATCTAGACATCAACAGTTGCCCACATTTGGAGACTCTTccaaaagaaattgaagagttgAAACATCTGAGGAAGCTTACAATGGTGACAAGCAAACACATTGCAACAAAGATCAGAAATTCCAGCATAATCTCCAAAATAGTGGAAGTGGATATCAGTCCATGA